GGGCATTCCCTCAAGCTGCTTCAGTAACGCAGGAATGTCAGCAGCATTGCCATATGCGTGTCCAAGTTCCGCCCAACGAGAGCTGTCCAGACTGATCATTGTGCTGACCTATGGGGGCTAGATGTTACAGGCATGGACGAACCCTCTTGATAACGGGAAATGCAGACGCCAAACCCATAACACCACCCTACGCCGACGAAATAACGCATCTGCGGATTAGAAACCACGTCACTGATCGTCATTGCAGGAGCACCGTGCTCACGGGTTAAAAGTCATCTCATCCGACTCTCAAAAATACGAGTATGGCCGGCCCTCGGCGCGACAACAGCTATCGAAAGCGGACGTCGATCAGTGACTACTCGTGGCTGCGGCAGGACGTCAAAGGCGATTTGGCGCTCACCCGGCACGCCTCGAGCCCCCAACGACAGGCAATGATCAGAGATCTCCGCGCACTTCACCGGTTCCCAGCGCGCTCCGCTGCCGGTTGACTTCCGCCCAAAGCTCATCGCTGTCGTCATCGCGCAGCAGGACCATCCAGTCCAGTTGGTCGTCGGTCACGCCGAAGTATTCCAGGATTTCCTCGCGAACCGCATCGATGAACTGCGCGTATTCCGGCGTTGCCTGGGCCTGCGCGTGCAAGGCGTCGTATTCGGCATCGTCCGCACCGCCGCCGTGCTCGTCGATATAGCGCGAGATCCACTGGTCTCGTTCGTGGTCGTAATCGGCCTCGGCGCGCATCGCTTGCACGGCCGTGTAGAAATCCAGTTGGGCAAACGCGGCAATCGCCGCCGTTGTCGCCTCGTCAAACGTAGTCGTCATTCCATCTCTCATGTTGGTCGTGGCACATCATTGCATGCGCGCACCCGGGCAGATGCCTCGAATCCGGGCGGTGCAACGCGCAGCACGTAAATATCGCCTACGGTGATGCCGTTTTTGTCAGCGCAAAGCCATCTCCAACGGCATCATCGCTGGCTCGAGGGATGCCAGCAGGCGATCCTTCGATACACCGTCTCGGGATTGGACGGAAATGCCGTGCAACTGCGTGGCGTAAAAATCGGCCAACGCCTCGACTTCGGTGCCGGGCTTGAGTTGGCCCTGGGCCAGCGCCGCTCGCAAGCGTTCAGCGATCGATTGTGTGCGGGCGCGTCGATGTTCGGCCAGCCATTCCATGACGCCTTCGTTGTCGGCCGAGTAGTTCGTGGCTGAAGAGACCACCATGCATCCATGGGGATAGCCACGCCTGGTATAGGCGGCAACAGCGTCACGCAACATCCGCTCGATGGCCGCGCGGACATCGGTTTCCTCCCTGAAAGCGCGGTCGGCGAAACCGCCGTCGCCTTGCTCGTAGAGCGCCACGGCCTCCTGGAACAGCGCCTCCTTGCTGCCAAAGGCGGCATAGATGCGTGCTGACGCGATGCCCATGACTTCGACCAGGTCGGACATCGACGTGCCTTCGTAGCCGCGGCGCCAAAACGCAAGCATGGCCTTTTTCAAGGCCATGTCGCGATCAAATTCTCTCGGTCTTCCTGCCATCATTTCTCTCGTCTGCTCGTACGTCGCGCGGCAATTTTATCGCGCGTCGTATTGACACGGGATGTTCGCTCGCTCTATTCTTTGTCAATTAACAAAGAATAGGAAATACACATGCGTACCCTCAAGGGCCCCAGCCTCCATCTCGCGCAGTTCGCTGACGATGTCGCGCCCTTCAACAGCTTGCCGAACATCGCACAATGGGCTGCCGGAACAGGCTTCAAGGCACTGCAGATTCCCGCCTGGGACGAGCGCCTGTTCGATGTGGAGACCGCCGCGGATAGTCAGGACTACTGCGACGAAGTGAAGGGCACCCTGGCCGAGCATGGTCTCGAGATCAGCGAACTGACGACGCACATCTTCGGCCAACTGGTCGCGGTGCATCCCGCGTACGACGCCATGTGCGACAACTTCGCCCCCGAGCCACTGCGCGGCAATCCGGTCGCGCGCACCGCGTGGGCCCTAGATCGACTCGAGCTGGCGGCACGGGCTTCACGCCGCCTGGGGCTGACCGACATGGGTACCTTCTCCGGCTCCCTGGCATGGCCCTACCTGTTTCCCTTCCCGCAACGGCCCGCGGGCCTGATCGAGACGGCCTTCGACGAGCTGGCGCGGCGCTGGCGGCCGATTCTCGACGTCTGCGACGAGAACGGCGTCAACCTTTGCTACGAGATCCACCCCAGCGAAGACCTGCATGACGGCGTCACCTTCGAGCGCTTCCATGCGCTGGTCGGCCAGCACGCGCGCTGCAAGATCCTGTTCGATCCCAGCCATTTCGTGCTGCAGCAGCTGGACTATCTGGCCTACATCGATATCTACCGCGAGCACATTCGCATGTTCCATGTGAAGGACGCGGAGTTCCTGCCTTCGGGCCGGCAAGGCATCTACGGCGGCTACGGTTCATGGCTGGAGCGTGCCGGCCGTTTCCGCTCGCTTGGCGACGGCCAGGTCGACTTCAAGGCGATCTTCTCCAAATTCGCGCAGTACGACTACGAAGGCTGGGCCACGCTGGAGTGGGAATGCTGCCTCAAGGATCAGGACGATGGTGCGCGTGAAGGCGTGGCATTCATCAACGACCACATCATCCGCGTGACGACGCGCATCTTCGACGATTTCGCCGGCGCCGCGGTCAACCCGCAGCAAATCCACACCATGCTCGGCATGGCATGAGTCGCTTCCCACATTGATACGCACGATCGATATGTCCGCCCAACTTCCGTCGCAGTCGGCCAACGCCCAAAGCTTTACTCACCAATATGTGCGCATCGATGGCCAGCGCGTACATTGCGTCATCGCCGGCACCGGCACCCCCGTCCTGCTGATTCCGGGATGGCCACAGACCTGGTACGCGTGGCGCCATGTCATGCAGGCACTTGAAGCGCGCGGCTTCATGGTCGTTGCGGTCGATCCGCCCGGCACCGGCTATTCCGACCGGCCACACGCTGGCTATGACACGGGCCACACTGCCGCCACCCTGCATCGCGTGATGACGAAGCTCGGTTTCGATACTTACCAGGTGGCGGGCCATGACGTCGGCATGTGGGTGGCCTATGCGCTGGCCAGCGACCAGCCCGCGGCGGTCACGGCGCTGGCGCTCACGGAGGCCGTGATCCCCGGGCTGGCGCCCCCGCCGCCGATCTTCGTCCCGCCGGAAGAAAACATCTTTCTCTGGCATTTCATGTTCAACCAGCTGGCCGACCTGCCCGAGACGTTGATCGCCGGGCGTGAACGGGCCTATCTGGAGTTCATGTTCAACCGCTGGTCGTTCCGGCGCGACCGTGTGGCCGTCGATGTCTACGTCGACGCCTATGCGGCTCCGGGCGGCCTGCGCGGCGGCTTTTCGTACTATCGCGCCATACCGGAGACGATTCGCCAGAATCAGGCGCGCGCGAAGCGCAAGCTGGCGATGCCGGTGCTCGCCATCGGTGCCGAACATGCCACCGGCGACGCGCCGCTGGTCACCATGCGCGACAACGCCACGGATTTGCAGGGCGTGGTCGTGCCCGACTGCGGCCACTTCATCATGGAGGAGGCGCCCGAAGCCTTTATCGGGCATCTGCTGCCCTTCCTGGAACGGAGCCGCTGAACATGCCGATCGACACCGACATCGCCGCGCTGCTGGAACGATTGGCCCGGGAGGAGCCACCCTCGTCGCTGGCCGGGTTGCGGCATGCCACCGATACGACGCTGCGCACGTGGCACGGGCCGCTGGAATCCATCGATCGTACGGAGACCTTCACGATACCCACGCGCGACGGGCAGCAGATACGCGTGCGAGCCTATTGGCCATCCGGCACGGGAGACCGCGCGTTACCCCAGCCAGCGATCCTTTATGCACACGGCGGCGGGTGGTGCCTGGGTACGCTCGAGCTTTACGACAATCCATGCTGCGCGTTGGCGAACGCGACGCAATGCGTGGTGTTGTCGGTCGACTATCGGCTTGCGCCCGAGCACAAATTCCCGGTTCCCCTGGAAGACTTCTGCGATGCGCTGGCCTGGGTGTGCCGCCAGGCGGCAAGCCTGGGACTCGACCCTGCGCGCATCGTCGTCGGCGGCGACAGCGCGGGGGCCAACCTCGCCGCAGCAGCCTGCCTGGTCGCCCGCGACCAGGGCGGCCCGCCCATCGCGCATCAGCTGTTGCTGTACCCGCCGCTGGATGCGTCGATGGACACCGACTCCTATCGGACCTACGGGCAAAGCTGCTACCTCACGAAAGAGGTCATGCAATATTGCTTCGCCATGTATCTGACCGATCCTGCCGAGGGGAGATCGTCTTACGTGTCGCCGTTGCGTGCGGCCTCGCATGAGGGGTTGCCGCCAGTCACCTTGCTGGCGTGCGAATTCGATCCATTGCGCGACGAAGCGCAAGCGTATGCGGCGCAGTTACGGCACGCCGGGGTGCCGGTCGATCTGACCGTGCTGCCCGGGATGATCCATGCCTGCATCCATATGTGCGGCGTGGCGCCGGCAGCGCGCCATCTATTCGAGGTCGCTGGCGTGGCGATCCGCAGATTGTTCCAATAGTGTGTGTTGCACGGTGGTTCTCGAACCACCGTGCGTGAACGCAATGCACATGCCGTGGCGATCGTTTTGGCACGGTGTACAACGCGTGCGCGCAGCGACTGGCGTCATCCGTCGCGGTTGATCGGATCATCCTGAACGCGTACGTGAGGATTCAACTCACGGAGTTGCCTTACCAACATGCGCGTGAACACGAAGCCGCAAGCGGCACAAACGCCATCTTCGGTATCTCTGCCGC
The sequence above is drawn from the Burkholderia stabilis genome and encodes:
- a CDS encoding ATP-dependent protease encodes the protein MTTTFDEATTAAIAAFAQLDFYTAVQAMRAEADYDHERDQWISRYIDEHGGGADDAEYDALHAQAQATPEYAQFIDAVREEILEYFGVTDDQLDWMVLLRDDDSDELWAEVNRQRSALGTGEVRGDL
- a CDS encoding TetR/AcrR family transcriptional regulator, coding for MAGRPREFDRDMALKKAMLAFWRRGYEGTSMSDLVEVMGIASARIYAAFGSKEALFQEAVALYEQGDGGFADRAFREETDVRAAIERMLRDAVAAYTRRGYPHGCMVVSSATNYSADNEGVMEWLAEHRRARTQSIAERLRAALAQGQLKPGTEVEALADFYATQLHGISVQSRDGVSKDRLLASLEPAMMPLEMALR
- a CDS encoding sugar phosphate isomerase/epimerase family protein translates to MRTLKGPSLHLAQFADDVAPFNSLPNIAQWAAGTGFKALQIPAWDERLFDVETAADSQDYCDEVKGTLAEHGLEISELTTHIFGQLVAVHPAYDAMCDNFAPEPLRGNPVARTAWALDRLELAARASRRLGLTDMGTFSGSLAWPYLFPFPQRPAGLIETAFDELARRWRPILDVCDENGVNLCYEIHPSEDLHDGVTFERFHALVGQHARCKILFDPSHFVLQQLDYLAYIDIYREHIRMFHVKDAEFLPSGRQGIYGGYGSWLERAGRFRSLGDGQVDFKAIFSKFAQYDYEGWATLEWECCLKDQDDGAREGVAFINDHIIRVTTRIFDDFAGAAVNPQQIHTMLGMA
- a CDS encoding alpha/beta fold hydrolase, coding for MSAQLPSQSANAQSFTHQYVRIDGQRVHCVIAGTGTPVLLIPGWPQTWYAWRHVMQALEARGFMVVAVDPPGTGYSDRPHAGYDTGHTAATLHRVMTKLGFDTYQVAGHDVGMWVAYALASDQPAAVTALALTEAVIPGLAPPPPIFVPPEENIFLWHFMFNQLADLPETLIAGRERAYLEFMFNRWSFRRDRVAVDVYVDAYAAPGGLRGGFSYYRAIPETIRQNQARAKRKLAMPVLAIGAEHATGDAPLVTMRDNATDLQGVVVPDCGHFIMEEAPEAFIGHLLPFLERSR
- a CDS encoding alpha/beta hydrolase → MPIDTDIAALLERLAREEPPSSLAGLRHATDTTLRTWHGPLESIDRTETFTIPTRDGQQIRVRAYWPSGTGDRALPQPAILYAHGGGWCLGTLELYDNPCCALANATQCVVLSVDYRLAPEHKFPVPLEDFCDALAWVCRQAASLGLDPARIVVGGDSAGANLAAAACLVARDQGGPPIAHQLLLYPPLDASMDTDSYRTYGQSCYLTKEVMQYCFAMYLTDPAEGRSSYVSPLRAASHEGLPPVTLLACEFDPLRDEAQAYAAQLRHAGVPVDLTVLPGMIHACIHMCGVAPAARHLFEVAGVAIRRLFQ